The Xenorhabdus poinarii G6 nucleotide sequence TTACGATCAGCCAAAAATCCTGCCCGTTAACCTGCGCTCCGTTCAATCACGACACCAACACTTTTTGCCTGTGTCACCGCACCTGGCTTACTGACTTTTACCCTGACCCAAGGAGAATGAAATTGGTTTAGCAAAATACTCGCCACCTCTTCAGCAACTCGCTCAACCAAAGCAAAACGTTGGTTTTCCACATGGTTAATGATTGTTTCACTGACCCTGGCATAATCCAGACAGTGCTCCACATGATCACTGGAAGCGGCAAGTTTATTGTCCCATCCCATTTCGATATCGAACACTAATTTCTGTTTAATCGTCTGTTCCCAGTCATAAACACCAATAGTGGTAATGACGGTTAATTCTTCAATAAATACGATATCCATCACGGCCTTTATTCCCCGTTTTTCCGTTCGTCAGATACCACTTCCGACGAAATGTGCGTATTATCCATTGTTAGGTTTAAGAAAACGACTCTTATTCATTGGAGATATCTTATGAGTGCAATCGCGCTTGGCATGATCGTCTTCGCGTATTTATGTGGCTCTATGTCCAGCGCGATAGTGATCAGTCGCTTAGCAGGACTTCCCGATCCACGCCAACATGGTTCCGGCAACCCAGGAGCAACGAATGTACTGCGTATCGGGGGAAAATGGGCTGCCCTGGCAGTACTGCTCTGCGATGTCCTGAAAGGGCTAATACCGGTTTGGC carries:
- the folB gene encoding bifunctional dihydroneopterin aldolase/7,8-dihydroneopterin epimerase, with the protein product MDIVFIEELTVITTIGVYDWEQTIKQKLVFDIEMGWDNKLAASSDHVEHCLDYARVSETIINHVENQRFALVERVAEEVASILLNQFHSPWVRVKVSKPGAVTQAKSVGVVIERSAG